In Myripristis murdjan chromosome 9, fMyrMur1.1, whole genome shotgun sequence, the following proteins share a genomic window:
- the LOC115364980 gene encoding cell division cycle protein 20 homolog B-like, whose translation MQEQFSYKRFRRRIMQRSSADTPVASTPLTAGWQYVPRCDFDSVCQRLALDSPPRDSASSASAQDVTEGKHQAETGLEVGGVLHSGAVTPPAAPCAMTAMTARDTPEAGNVPEQDWVWTAAVQGSGNALMAGTGDEIGGFLQPFAALNKASMGPQGKAVMTLAAPSLMNDYYTNLLDCSCNGMVALALGSSVYLWNSETLSLEGRLHPSPALLTLTQPGRPGRRSQAISSLRWSRDGRALSIGTRQGEIQKCLSLTQLWDVESKSSVRYLASHLSVVGALSWKQPFLSSGSVLGQIHHHDPRAPTPLVGVAQQQGAVCSLEWSPGDDLLASGSADGILSVWDGDITGLTRSRQPIVTMRQPSAVKAMGWCPWQRKLIATGGGWRDGELRIWDSQSGICINSAHTNSQICSLRWAEKKRCLVTGHGPPHHHITCWAWKFPNVSPSYQLAGHSRRVLHLTLNPCGALIFSAGADQRVHVWAM comes from the exons ATGCAGGA ACAGTTCTCCTACAAACGCTTCAGGAGGCGGATCATGCAGAGGAGCAGCGCTGACACTCCTGTTGCAAGTACTCCTCTGACCGCTGGGTGGCAGTATGTGCCCAGGTGTGACTTTGACTCGGTCTGCCAGCGGCTGGCGTTAGATTCTCCACCGAGGGACTCAGCCTCATCAGCATCAGCTCAGGATGTCACTGAGGGAAAGCACCAAG CAGAGACGGGGCTGGAGGTTGGAGGCGTGTTGCACAGCGGTGCTGTCACACCACCAGCTGCCCCATGTGCCATGACTGCCATGACTGCCAGAGACACTCCTGAAGCAGGGAATGTCCCAGAACAG GACTGGGTATGGACGGCTGCAGTACAAGGAAGTGGAAATGCACTAATGGCTG GCACCGGGGATGAAATTGGTGGTTTTCTGCAGCCATTTGCTGCTCTGAACAAAGCTTCCATGGGTCCGCAGGGCAAGGCAGTGATGACCCTGGCTGCACCTTCACTGATGAATGACTACT ACACTAATCTGCTGGACTGCAGTTGTAATGGCATGGTTGCATTGGCGCTGGGATCTTCTGTCTACCTCTGGAATtcagaaactctctctctggAGGGACGCTTGCACCCGAGTCCCGCACTGCTGACCCTGACACAACCAGGACGACCAGGCCGCCGGTCACAGGCCATCTCGTCTCTTCGCTGGAGCAGAGATGGCAGAGCGCTCAGTATCGGGACCAGGCAAGGGGAGATACAG AAATGTCTGTCTTTGACTCAGCTGTGGGATGTGGAGAGCAAGAGCAGCGTGAGATATTTGGCATCGCATCTGTCTGTGGTGGGGGCTCTTTCCTGGAAACAGCCTTTTCTCAGCag CGGTTCAGTTCTGGGACAGATCCATCACCATGACCCACGAGCTCCCACGCCTCTGGTGGGTGTGGCCCAGCAGCAAGGCGCGGTTTGCAGCCTGGAGTGGTCGCCGGGAGACGATTTGCTGGCCAGCGGCTCCGCAGACGGCATCCTCAGTGTATGGGATGGTGACATCACTGGGCTCACGAGGTCACGACAGCCAATCGTTACGATGAGACAGCCCAGCGCTGTTAAG gcgatGGGTTGGTGTCCATGGCAGAGAAAGCTGATTGCTACAGGTGGAgggtggagagatggagaacTGAGAATTTGGGATTCGCAATCTGGGATTTGCATAAACTCCGCCCACACAAACTCACAG ATCTGCTCTCTGCGGTGGGCGGAAAAGAAGAGATGCCTGGTCACAGGTCATGGTCCCCctcatcaccacatcacctgCTGGGCCTGGAAATTCCCCAACGTCAGCCCAAGCTACCAGCTAGCAG GTCATTCACGTCGAGTCCTGCACTTGACCTTGAATCCTTGTGGCGCCCTGATCTTCTCTGCAGGAGCCGACCAGCGTGTGCACGTCTGGGCCATGTAG
- the gpx8 gene encoding putative glutathione peroxidase 8, protein MEALGGYPTKTSNPKAKKLTVLLSMTVGVGCLFLLQTQLFKPSKPKDFYSFEVRDAKGRTVALEKFRGKASLVVNVASHSEHTELNYRSLQELHRELGTSHFNVLAFPCGQFGDTETGTSREIEAFAKSTYGTTFPFFSKIKIMGSEADPAFKFLTDSVQKIPKWNFWKFLVNPEGKVIRFWRAEDPMESVRKEATALVREIILKKRVEL, encoded by the exons ATGGAGGCTCTAGGGGGCTACCCTACCAAGACCTCCAACCCAAAAGCAAAGAAGCTGACCGTCCTGTTAAGCATGACAGTCGGCGTGGGGTGTTTGTTCCTGTTGCAGACCCAGCTGTTCAAGCCGAGCAAACCGAAGGACTTTTACTCTTTCGAGGTCAGAGATGCCAAGGGGAGGACGGTGGCCCTGGAGAAGTTCCGAGGAAAA GCGTCCTTGGTTGTAAACGTGGCGAGTCACAGCGAGCACACGGAGCTCAACTACCGCTCGCTGCAGGAGCTCCACCGGGAGCTGGGCACCTCTCACTTCAACGTCCTGGCTTTCCCCTGCGGCCAGTTCGGGGACACCGAGACCGGGACCAGCCGAGAGATAGAGGCCTTTGCCAAGTCCACCTATGGCACCACCTTCCCCTtcttcagcaaaataaaaataatgggcTCTGAAGCCGACCCAGCCTTCAAATTCCTCACAG ATTCGGTACAGAAAATTCCCAAGTGGAACTTCTGGAAGTTTCTGGTGAATCCGGAGGGGAAGGTGATTCGGTTCTGGAGAGCCGAGGATCCCATGGAGAGCGTGCGGAAGGAGGCCACGGCGCTGGTGCGCGAGATCATCCTGAAGAAAAGGGTGGAGCTCTGA
- the mcidas gene encoding multicilin, with translation MMMPRDRKVFGAICPNKTGQVVRRAAANKKGKVMLPRSSSPVTLYVDKLPCIIEQAFSTIAWDDLEDCASVVRRESDSLSTEVTESDGDYQDFGEYALDFLADSPATLESSLSPAGLVPFQGCIIPPLTPHQDFSAEDELDNSSPAAGDPHAQDGALWKDVAQHQGRTLGDAMEVNHQLHESLQRKQEETESLQERNLHLRELACRAKHLASVLERLMTVRDPVLKEPVMPCSDKTSASLSPCKRQRLDDECDTEPSGSVEDILRDISTRCNAVLHNKANGPRLQQEPESIRMYGSFSALQTSVSKSGSMSVDGAEAAESDSSFRTSVREHCTIRTQVFPHGHAFTSRTKHGGYRFRWVPNHS, from the exons ATGATGATGCCGAGAGACAGAAAGGTGTTTGGCGCTATTTGCCCCAACAAGACGGGCCAAGTGGTGAGAAGAGCTGCAGCTAATAAAAAG GGCAAAGTGATGCTGCCGAGGAGCAGCAGTCCAGTCACGTTGTACGTCGACAAGCTCCCCTGCATCATTGAACAGG CGTTTTCAACAATCGCATGGGATGATTTGGAAGACTGCGCATCAGTGGTGAGACGAGAAAGTGACTCCCTTAGCACTGAG GTGACAGAATCTGATGGTGATTACCAAGATTTTGGAGAATATGCACTGGACTTCCTGGCAG ACTCTCCTGCCACATTAGAGAGCAGTCTGTCTCCTGCTGGACTTGTGCCATTTCAGGGCTGCATCATTCCTCCCCTCACCCCTCACCAAGACTTCTCTGCAGAGGACGAGCTCGATAACTCTTCCCCAGCAGCAGGTGATCCCCATGCCCAAGATGGAGCTCTGTGGAAGGACGTGGCCCAGCATCAAGGCAGGACACTGGGAGATGCCATGGAAGTCAACCATCAG CTCCATGAGTCTCTacagagaaaacaggaggaaactgagtcactgcaggagagaaaccttcacctcagggagctggCTTGCCGGGCAAAGCACTTGGCATCAGTGCTTGAA AGGCTCATGACCGTCAGAGACCCAGTATTAAAAGAACCAGTGATGCCTTGCAGTGATAAAACATCCGCTTCACTGAGTCCCTGTAAGCGGCAGCGACTGGACGATGAGTGTGACACAGAGCCCTCTGGCTCTGTAGAGGACATCCTGAGGGACATCAGTACACGCTGCAATGCTGTCCTGCACAACAAAGCCAACGGGCCCAGACTGCAGCAGGAGCCAGAGAGCATACGCATGTATGGTTCATTCTCAGCCCTGCAGACTTCAGTCTCCAAAAGCGGCAGCATGAGTGTGGATGgagcagaagcagcagagagTGATTCGTCTTTCCGAACTTCTGTCAGGGAACACTGCACTATCAGGACCCAGGTGTTTCCTCATGGACATGCCTTTACCTCAAGGACCAAGCACGGAGGATACCGCTTCCGCTGGGTACccaaccacagctga
- the ccno gene encoding cyclin-O isoform X2: MVSFVNGDGGSEALYKRRRTSSASPPTQARTPVQQQQQQQTTRHRKQKLMSRLSDSGFEEDLWSPVASPPVRTAVPPPRTSEKDEAAVGELAHWYCHYGDIGYRIQKEKEAQFHPCTCLARQPQVTAEARCKLVSWLIAVHKHFRLSFECCCLAVNIMDRFLASTPVATDCFQLLGVEVFSPQISQLLSLCCDSFTKEQLCNLECLILLRLNFRLAAPTLAFFLDYYTNCMEAAQLVASSAGGDRSARGNPDTQRPTQCSNLARRVCELSLADYTFNKYPPSLTAGCALRIASELLKPEEPADLSETHAPSVINSQEDHCDTFIIELFDKSQSLTDSASAQSLESLQPSEKGSAAHVRLVVQDSHSCSLAQECIENLKLLVSLNEETLQEMQTT, encoded by the exons ATGGTGTCATTCGTGAACGGCGACGGTGGCTCCGAGGCACTTTACAAACGGAGGCGAACGAGCAGCGCCTCTCCGCCGACACAAGCGCGCACACcggtccagcagcagcagcagcagcagacaaccaggcacagaaaacagaaactcaTGTCCAGGCTGAGCGACTCCGGTTTCGAGGAGGATTTATGGTCCCCGGTTGCATCCCCGCCGGTTCGGACAGCTGTACCCCCGCCACGTACGAGCGAGAAGGATGAAGCTGCTGTGGGAGAATTGGCACACTGGTATTGCCATTATGGAGATATCGGTTACAGGATTCAGAAGGAAAAAGAAGCGCAGTTTCATCCCTGCACATGCTTGGCACGGCAGCCACAG GTGACCGCAGAGGCAAGGTGCAAGCTGGTCAGCTGGCTCATCGCTGTACACAAACATTTCCGCCTGTCCTTTGAGTGCTGCTGCCTGGCAGTGAATATCATGGACAGGTTCCTGGCATCCACACCAGTAGCGACTGACTGCTTCCAGCTTCTGGGT gtGGAGGTGTTTTCACCACAGATCAGCCAGCTCCTGTCTTTGTGCTGTGATTCTTTCACCAAGGAGCAGCTGTGTAACCTTGAGTGTCTCATCCTTCTCCGTCTCAATTTCCGCCTTGCTGCCCCCACCCTTGCCTTCTTTCTGGACTACTACACCAACTGCATGGAGGCCGCCCAGCTTGTAGCCAGTAGTGCAGGTGGTGACAGGTCAGCGAGGGGGAATCCAGACACCCAAAGGCCCACACAGTGCAGCAATCTTGCACGAAGGGTGTGTGAGTTGAGTTTAGCAGACTATACCTTTAATAAATATCCACCGTCGCTGACTGCTGGCTGCGCACTGAGGATCGCCAGTGAGTTACTGAAGCCTGAGGAGCCAGCTGACCTGTCTGAAACACATGCACCTAGTGTCATCAACTCACAAGAGGACCATTGCGACACTTTTATAATTGAACTGTTTGATAAAAGCCAGTCATTAACAGACAGTGCCTCTGCCCAATCACTTGAAAGTCTTCAGCCATCAGAGAAGGGCTCTGCGGCTCACGTCCGGTTGGTGGTTCAGGACAGCCACAGCTGCAGTCTGGCACAGGAATGCATAGAGAACCTGAAGTTGCTGGTGTCACTTAATGAAGAGACATTGCAAGAAATGCAGACCACGTGA
- the ccno gene encoding cyclin-O isoform X1, with the protein MVSFVNGDGGSEALYKRRRTSSASPPTQARTPVQQQQQQQTTRHRKQKLMSRLSDSGFEEDLWSPVASPPVRTAVPPPRTSEKDEAAVGELAHWYCHYGDIGYRIQKEKEAQFHPCTCLARQPQVTAEARCKLVSWLIAVHKHFRLSFECCCLAVNIMDRFLASTPVATDCFQLLGVTALLLACKQVEVFSPQISQLLSLCCDSFTKEQLCNLECLILLRLNFRLAAPTLAFFLDYYTNCMEAAQLVASSAGGDRSARGNPDTQRPTQCSNLARRVCELSLADYTFNKYPPSLTAGCALRIASELLKPEEPADLSETHAPSVINSQEDHCDTFIIELFDKSQSLTDSASAQSLESLQPSEKGSAAHVRLVVQDSHSCSLAQECIENLKLLVSLNEETLQEMQTT; encoded by the exons ATGGTGTCATTCGTGAACGGCGACGGTGGCTCCGAGGCACTTTACAAACGGAGGCGAACGAGCAGCGCCTCTCCGCCGACACAAGCGCGCACACcggtccagcagcagcagcagcagcagacaaccaggcacagaaaacagaaactcaTGTCCAGGCTGAGCGACTCCGGTTTCGAGGAGGATTTATGGTCCCCGGTTGCATCCCCGCCGGTTCGGACAGCTGTACCCCCGCCACGTACGAGCGAGAAGGATGAAGCTGCTGTGGGAGAATTGGCACACTGGTATTGCCATTATGGAGATATCGGTTACAGGATTCAGAAGGAAAAAGAAGCGCAGTTTCATCCCTGCACATGCTTGGCACGGCAGCCACAG GTGACCGCAGAGGCAAGGTGCAAGCTGGTCAGCTGGCTCATCGCTGTACACAAACATTTCCGCCTGTCCTTTGAGTGCTGCTGCCTGGCAGTGAATATCATGGACAGGTTCCTGGCATCCACACCAGTAGCGACTGACTGCTTCCAGCTTCTGGGTGTAACTGCACTCCTTCTAGCTTGTAAACAG gtGGAGGTGTTTTCACCACAGATCAGCCAGCTCCTGTCTTTGTGCTGTGATTCTTTCACCAAGGAGCAGCTGTGTAACCTTGAGTGTCTCATCCTTCTCCGTCTCAATTTCCGCCTTGCTGCCCCCACCCTTGCCTTCTTTCTGGACTACTACACCAACTGCATGGAGGCCGCCCAGCTTGTAGCCAGTAGTGCAGGTGGTGACAGGTCAGCGAGGGGGAATCCAGACACCCAAAGGCCCACACAGTGCAGCAATCTTGCACGAAGGGTGTGTGAGTTGAGTTTAGCAGACTATACCTTTAATAAATATCCACCGTCGCTGACTGCTGGCTGCGCACTGAGGATCGCCAGTGAGTTACTGAAGCCTGAGGAGCCAGCTGACCTGTCTGAAACACATGCACCTAGTGTCATCAACTCACAAGAGGACCATTGCGACACTTTTATAATTGAACTGTTTGATAAAAGCCAGTCATTAACAGACAGTGCCTCTGCCCAATCACTTGAAAGTCTTCAGCCATCAGAGAAGGGCTCTGCGGCTCACGTCCGGTTGGTGGTTCAGGACAGCCACAGCTGCAGTCTGGCACAGGAATGCATAGAGAACCTGAAGTTGCTGGTGTCACTTAATGAAGAGACATTGCAAGAAATGCAGACCACGTGA